The Megalops cyprinoides isolate fMegCyp1 chromosome 12, fMegCyp1.pri, whole genome shotgun sequence genome contains a region encoding:
- the LOC118787433 gene encoding ubiquitin thioesterase OTUB2-like, giving the protein MTDAPELVSKKVETSTLTQEHPEDEKTQDICKQYAFIRRIKGDGNCFYRALIFGHLESLLQNVRDMQNFKDKLMQTSKDLLTAGFNESSFKDILNTFVSVVERCEADDQGTTLLELFNEQHASNSTVQYLRLLTSAYLQNHSDFFQHFVEAPSLKEYCTQEVEAMAMECDHVEITALSEALGISIHIVSMEEGDGRLTHHTIPEGANPSLHLLYKTSHYDILYPNIHL; this is encoded by the exons ATG ACAGATGCGCCGGAACTTGTTTCTAAAAAAGTGGAAACCTCCACTCTAACACAAGAGCACCCTGAAGACGAGAAGACCCAG GACATTTGTAAGCAGTATGCATTCATTAGAAGAATCAAAGGAGACGGCAACTGCTTTTACAGAGCCTTAATCTTTGGACATCTGGAGTCACTGTTACAAAATGTGAGAGATATGCAGAA TTTCAAGGATAAACTCATGCAGACTAGTAAAGACCTCCTGACTGCAGGTTTCAATGAGAGCTCATTCAAAGACATACTTAACACA TTTGTCAGTGTTGTGGAGCGCTGCGAAGCAGATGACCAGGGCACCACCCTGTTAGAGCTCTTCAATGAGCAGCATGCCTCTAACAGTACGGTACAGTACCTAAGGCTCCTCACGTCGGCCTACCTACAGAACCACTCTGACTTCTTCCAACACTTCGTAGAGGCACCTAGTCTGAAGGAGTACTGCACGCAG GAAGTGGAGGCTATGGCAATGGAGTGTGACCATGTTGAGATCACGGCCTTGTCTGAAGCCCTGGGGATAAGCATTCACATTGTGTCCATGGAGGAAGGTGATGGACGTCTCACTCACCATACCATTCCAGAAGGGGCAAACCCCTCCCTGCACTTGTTGTACAAGACATCCCATTATGACATACTCTACCCGAATATACATCTCTGA
- the si:ch1073-416d2.4 gene encoding coiled-coil domain-containing protein 42 homolog gives METVSLPQISTDDPRMKLQVENRMKNIFVTQLEDAREEEVENVNHIPIITEATGRILETGVNTLQRTLVLKKQVEVDEADRELALKRQEFKDRIQALGQRRAEFELKQQANKERAVKFEKFVQDNEAKRRRAQRKYVMERKQNELKQREREELLQQLEKLQARQHYLKERVTKYKIYEDYLLKILDLLPENYLEYGADSLVMPIIRRHETLAITHQELVERLGSLVEDLELSQRSLENLKQEHDTNKLMTNRKLSELQTQWDRTKERNKQLEMNLQMHQGQSRDEIEETGSLLIAVKNLGEQCHLPHYGPLDDMSVLPMMDMIKEFILEKADVERRAMRLMDCGSAVASSTELSGTREKGSALKNSSKALLKSTSKTSSKSGLFSGSILKM, from the exons ATGGAAACCGTGTCTCTACCCCAAATAAGTACAGATGACCCACGTATGAAGCTCCAGGttgaaaacagaatgaaaaatatctTTGTGACGCAGTTAGAGGACGCCAG agaggaggaagttGAGAATGTTAACCATATCCCCATCATTACTGAG GCCACTGGGAGAATACTGGAGACAGGGGTGAACACACTGCAGAGGACCCTGGTGCTGAAGAagcaggtggaggtggatgAGGCAGACAGGGAGCTGGCCCTCAAGCGGCAGGAGTTCAAAGATCGCATTCAGGCCCTTGGGCAGCGGAGGGCTGAGTTCGAGCTCAAGCAGCAGGCG AACAAAGAGAGAGCGGTGAAGTTTGAAAAGTTTGTCCAGGACAATGAGGCGAAGCGGCGTCGGGCCCAAAGAAAGTACGTGATGGAGAGGAAACAGAATGAGCtaaagcagagggagagagaggagcttcTACAGCAGCTGGAGAAACTGCAGGCCAG GCAGCATTACTTAAAGGAGAGGGTCACCAAATATAAAATTTATGAAGACTATCTGCTCAAGATTTTAGATCTACTTCCAGAAA ATTACTTGGAGTATGGGGCGGACTCGCTGGTCATGCCCATCATCCGCCGCCATGAAACCTTGGCCATCACTCACCAGGAGCTGGTGGAGCGGCTGGGCAGCCTGGTGGAGGACCTGGAGCTCAGCCAGCGTAGCCTGGAGAACCTGAAGCAGGAGCACGACACCAACAAGCTA ATGACCAACAGGAAACTGTCTGAACTGCAGACCCAATGGGACAGAACCAAGGAGAGGAATAAACAGCTGGAGATGAACCTACAGATGCACCAAGGACAATCTAGGGACGAG ATTGAGGAGACTGGGAGCCTGCTGATAGCTGTTAAGAACCTGGGCGAGCAATGTCATTTACCACATTATGGACCATTGGACGACATGTCTGTTTTACCAATGATGGACATGATAAAG gaatTTATTCTGGAGAAGGCAGATGTGGAGAGAAGGGCGATGCGTCTGATGGATTGTGGCTCAGCTGTGGCCAGCTCCACCGAGCTGTCAGGCACCAGGGAGAAAGGATCTGCACTGAAGAACAGCAGTAAAGCACTGCTGAAAAGCACCAGCAAGACCAGCAGCAAGAGTGGCCTCTTCAGTGGATCAATACTGAAGATGTGA
- the ddx24 gene encoding ATP-dependent RNA helicase DDX24, which translates to MKMKAKKLQHKGKEVRNGTKPTKRGILVKGSWKAVELDPSLFSEEDMGGLVCFEELTDYRLVNSAKAVAKAGTKGEKEKEKKGKKRKASEAVEGETGGKEAGEGGSESKEESTQPAKKKRKKKRKGKKEEQSDTPTVEVGVLEGAEAEKPEESVAPEQAVTPEEDSQMHPTKGKKTKKKKKVKKERDQAVQEPETSDNTAPPAKAAPPSKKRAKNWTNAALSGASGMETDVSAWKDLFVPEPVLQALGALGFSAPTPIQALALPPAIRDRMDILGAAETGSGKTLSFGIPMIHAILGWRQAQERKSEGVQDQANPGTQVKSLYLPEEQQSDEEPSTAGTEEEKGVQTGEADEEEVEQGAGEEDAEEANEGEEQYTQEGDTEEEEDTQEGDSEEDDDDDSQKLGCVKVIEDMEFDFDTAGKTEVPANQKQPLLGLILTPTRELAVQVKHHIDAVAQFTGIKTAIVVGGMAPQKQNRVLNRRPEIVIATPGRLWEMIKERHPHLLNLKQLRCLVIDEADRMVEKGHFAELENLLEMLNESQFSPERQTFVFSATLTMVHQTPTRILQKKKGKKLDQRSKLEILMEKVGIKAKPKVIDLTRKEATVETLTETRIHCDKDEKDFYLYYFLLQYPGRTMVFANSIDCIKRLNSLLTILDCTPLPLHANMHQKQRLKNLERFAERESSVLLTTDVAARGLDIPNVQHVIHYQVPRTSETYVHRSGRTARATKEGLSLLLIGPDDMMNFKKIYRTLGKDEDLPMFPIQTKCMAMIKERVNLARKIEKIEFHNSREKHHNSWFKQAAEALEVDLDDDVLLGGRKDEDDERQQQRMVKGMKKHMKHLLSQPIFKNVMKTKYPTQMGKLSLPELPLASVRTALDCVASQKHKQKKKKKQQQQQKQ; encoded by the exons AT GAAAATGAAGGCGAAGAAATTACAACACAAGGGAAAGGAGGTCAGAAATGGGACCAAGCCCACCAAGCGTGGGATTTTGGTGAAGGGAAGTTGGAAGGCAGTGGAGCTGgacccctctctcttctctgagGAGGACATGGGAGGGCTGGTGTGCTTCGAGGAGCTGACGGACTACCGCCTGGTCAACTCTGCAAAGGCAGTAGCAAAAGCTGGAAcaaagggggagaaagaaaaggagaagaaaggcaaaaaaagaaaagcaagtgAGGCAGTGGAAGGAGAGACAGGTGGAAAGgaagcaggggaggggggaagcgAGAGCAAAGAGGAGTCAACACAACCTGCCAAAAAAAAGcgcaaaaagaagagaaagggtAAAAAAGAGGAACAGAGTGATACCCCAACTGTTGAAGTGGGAGTTCTTGAGGGGGCAGAGGCTGAGAAGCCTGAGGAAAGTGTGGCACCAGAACAGGCTGTGACTCCAGAGGAAGATTCTCAAATGCATCcaacaaaaggaaagaaaacaaagaagaaaaagaaggtCAAGAAGGAGAGAGATCAGGCAGTGCAGGAACCAGAAACATCTGATAACACTGCACCACCTGCAAAGGCTGCTCCTCCTTCAAAAAAGAGGGCAAAAAATTGGACTAACGCTGCCCTTTCTGGAGCCTCGGGTATGGAGACCGACGTGTCGGCGTGGAAGGATTTATTTGTCCCAGAGCCGGTCCTTCAGGCTCTAGGTGCTCTTGGATTTAGTGCGCCTACACCCATTCAAGCTCTAGCCCTACCACCAGCCATCAGAGACCGTATGGACATACTTGGAGCAGCTGAGACCG GAAGTGGCAAGACGCTGTCATTCGGAATCCCCATGATCCATGCCATTCTAGGGTGGAGGCAAGctcaggagagaaagagtgagggggTGCAAGACCAGGCTAACCCTGGGACACAAGTGAAGAGTCTTTACCTACCTGAGGAGCAGCAGTCTGACGAGGAGCCCTCCACAgctggcacagaggaggagaagggtgTCCAAACAGGAGAAGCAGATGAGGAAGAGGTCGAACAAGGGGCCGGCGAGGAGGACGCGGAGGAAGCGAACGAGGGTGAGGAACAGTACACGCAAGAAGGGGACaccgaggaggaagaggacacaCAAGAAGGGGACTCCGAGGAAGATGATGACGACGACTCTCAGAAGCTGGGGTGTGTTAAAGTCATTGAGGACATGGAGTTTGACTTTGACACCGCTGGTAAGACCGAAgtgccagccaatcagaaacagcctTTGCTGGGATTGATCCTCACTCCAACCAGGGAGCTGGCCGTCCAGGTGAAGCACCACATTGACGCTGTGGCGCAGTTTACAG GTATCAAGACTGCAATTGTGGTTGGTGGAATGGCTCCACAAAAGCAGAACAGGGTGCTGAATCGCCGGCCCGAAATTGTGATTGCCACACCAGGTCGTCTTTGGGAGATGATCAAGGAGAGGCATCCACACCTCCTGAACCTTAAGCAGCTCAG ATGCCTTGTGATCGATGAAGCGGACCGCATGGTGGAGAAGGGCCACTTCGCTGAGCTGGAGAACCTGCTGGAGATGCTGAACGAGTCTCAGTTCAGCCCCGAGAGGCAGACGTTCGTGTTCTCGGCCACCCTGACCATGGTGCACCAGACCCCCACCCGCATACTGCAGAAGAAGAAGGGCAAGAAGCTGGACCAGCGCAGCAAGCTGGAGATCCTCATGGAGAAGGTGGGCATCAAGGCCAAGCCCAAGGTCATCGACCTGACCAGGAAGGAGGCCACGGTGGAGACCCTGACGGAGACGCGCATCCACTGCGACAAGGACGAGAAGGACTTCTACCTCTACTACTTCCTCCTCCAGTACCCCGGGCGCACCATGGTGTTCGCCAACAGCATCGACTGCATCAAGCGGCTAAACTCGCTGCTCACCATCCTGGACTGCACCCCCCTGCCACTGCACGCCAACATGCACCAGAAGCAGCGCCTCAAAAACCTGGAGAGGTTCGccgagagggagag CTCTGTCCTCCTCACGACGGACGTGGCAGCCCGAGGGCTGGATATTCCCAATGTTCAGCATGTCATCCATTACCAG GTGCCACGAACATCAGAGACGTACGTCCATCGCAGTGGCCGGACAGCACGCGCAACGAAAGAAGGTCTCAGTTTACTTCTGATTGGCCCAGACGACATGATGAACTTCAAGAAAATATACAGGACACTTGGCAAAGATGAAGACCTTCCCATGTTTCCCATACAGACCAAGTGCATGGCCATGATTAAG GAGCGTGTCAACTTGGCAAGAAAGATAGAGAAGATTGAGTTCCACAACAGCAGGGAGAAGCACCACAACTCCTGGTTCAAGCAAGCGGCAGAAGCGCTGGAGGTGGATCTGGATGACGACGTCCTCCTGG GGGGTAGGAAGGATGAGGATGAcgagaggcagcagcagaggatGGTGAAGGGGATGAAGAAGCACATGAAGCACCTGCTGTCTCAGCCTATCTTTAAGAACGTGATGAAGACCAAGTACCCGACACAGATGGGAAAGCTCTCCCTGCCCGAGCTCCCCCTGGCCAGCGTCAGGACTGCTCTGGACTGCGTCGCCAGCCAGAagcacaaacagaagaaaaagaagaaacagcagcaacaacagaaacaatga